The following proteins are co-located in the Paralichthys olivaceus isolate ysfri-2021 chromosome 10, ASM2471397v2, whole genome shotgun sequence genome:
- the kctd12.1 gene encoding BTB/POZ domain-containing protein KCTD12.1 → MALADTECGGSGCGDSGSPFTEIIELNVGGQVYVTRHKTLVAVPDSLLWNMFSKKSPKELARDSKGRFFLDRDGFLFRYILDYLRDLNLVLPDYFPEKSRLQREADFFQLRDLAKRLSPRVSKDNSISEEISHSDTEEGAQLCGSSVGMETLRAMSITGAMRSPSLDSRKSGYITIGYRGSYTIGRDIQTDAKFRRVARITVCGKTSLAKEVFGETLNESRDPDRPPERYTSRYYLKYNFLEQAFDKLTEVGFHMVACSSTGTCAYTSNDPNEDKIWTSYTEYVFCRD, encoded by the coding sequence ATGGCACTGGCCGACACTGAGTGCGGAGGCTCCGGCTGCGGGGACTCCGGCTCCCCGTTCACCGAGATCATCGAGCTGAACGTCGGCGGACAGGTGTACGTCACCAGGCACAAGACTCTGGTCGCCGTCCCGGACTCGCTCCTGTGGAACATGTTCAGCAAGAAGTCGCCCAAGGAGTTGGCGAGGGACAGCAAAGGGCGCTTCTTCCTGGACAGGGACGGCTTCTTGTTCCGCTACATCCTCGACTACCTGCGGGACCTGAACCTGGTGCTGCCGGACTACTTCCCGGAGAAGAGCCGGCTGCAGAGGGAGGCTGACTTCTTCCAGCTGCGGGACCTCGCCAAGCGGCTCAGCCCCCGGGTGAGTAAGGATAATTCAATCAGCGAGGAGATCAGCCACAGCGACACAGAGGAAGGCGCGCAGCTGTGCGGCTCCTCCGTGGGCATGGAGACTTTACGCGCGATGTCGATCACCGGTGCCATGCGCTCCCCGTCCCTGGACTCCAGAAAGTCGGGCTACATCACGATAGGATACCGCGGCTCCTACACCATCGGGAGAGACATCCAAACCGACGCCAAGTTCAGGAGGGTGGCGCGCATCACGGTGTGCGGGAAGACGTCCCTGGCCAAAGAGGTGTTCGGGGAGACGCTGAATGAGAGCAGGGACCCGGACAGGCCCCCGGAGAGATACACGTCCCGGTACTACCTGAAGTATAATTTCTTAGAGCAGGCGTTTGACAAGCTGACAGAGGTGGGCTTCCACATGGtggcctgcagctccacaggcACCTGCGCCTACACCAGCAATGATCCAAACGAGGACAAAATCTGGACGAGCTACACTGAGTATGTCTTCTGTCGGGATTAA
- the acod1 gene encoding cis-aconitate decarboxylase isoform X1, which produces MLRKGITESFGAAVHSLSTAQLTDGVINRSKRMILDTLGVGLLGTRTAVFNKALTHSQRFMSEERSSVWGKSNITLPLQYAALVNGIAVHSMDFDDTWHPATHPSGAVLPALLALVEALPSRTSGLDLLLAFNVGIEVQGRLMRFSREAHNIPERFHPPSVVGVMGSAAASAKLLGLSPTQCIHALAIAASSAGAPLANAATQTKPLHIGNAARRGLEAAQLAQIGLEGNPAILDLDRGFGVYYKDYSPSAMPDSASSGFKWILEDQDVAVKSIPAHLGMHWVVDAALAARGKLVKADRNFDLRHIRHITLRVPPSKYIDCSSPATEHQARHSFQFNACSALLDDKVTVSSFSEAQISRPALKELLSRVTVETPEDNRPSFDEMYCEVEVETVEGQSYTARCDTFYGHWKKPLSHKDLVDKFRVNASSVLCTEGVEGTIDVIGNIERVSECSILGSYLRMTHEQ; this is translated from the exons ATGCTTCGCAAG GGTATAACAGAGAGCTTTGGAGCTGCGGTCCATTCACTCAGCACCGCTCAGCTGACAGATGGAGTGATTAACAGGAGCAAAAGGATGATTCTGGACACCCTGGGTGTTGGGTTATTAGGAACCAGGACAGCTGTCTTCAACAAGGCTCTCACGCACAGCCAG CGGTTCATgtctgaagagaggagcagcGTGTGGGGTAAATCCAACATCACTCTGCCTCTTCAATACGCTGCACTTGTCAATGGCATCGCT GTTCATTCCATGGACTTTGACGACACATGGCACCCTGCTACTCATCCCTCGGGAGCCGTGCTGCCTGCGTTGCTGGCCCTGGTAGAGGCCCTGCCCAGCCGGACCTCCGGTCTCGACCTGCTGTTGGCCTTCAATGTTGGCATCGAGGTGCAGGGCCGACTCATGAGGTTCTCCAGAGAGGCGCACAACATCCCTGAAAG ATTCCACCCTCCCAGTGTTGTTGGGGTGATGGGCAGTGCTGCAGCCTCAGCAAAGCTCCTGGGTCTGTCCCCCACACAGTGCATTCATGCTCTGGCCATCGCGGCTTCCTCTGCCGGGGCCCCCCTGGCCAACGCCGCCACACAGACCAAGCCCCTCCACATAGGAAACGCAGCTCGCAGAGGCCTGGAGGCGGCTCAGCTGGCTCAGATTGGACTGGAGGGGAATCCGGCCATCCTGGATCTGGACCGGGGGTTTGGGGTTTACTACAAAGACTACAGTCCCTCAGCGATGCCAGATTCTGCTTCCAGTGGCTTTAAATGGATTCTGGAAGATCAGGACGTGGCTGTCAAGAGCATTCCCGCTCACTTGGGGATGCACTGGGTCGTGGATGCAGCTCTGGCAGCTCGAGGGAAGCTTGTAAAAGCGGACAGGAACTTTGACCTCAGGCACATCCGGCACATCACGCTGCGAGTTCCTCCATCCAAGTACATTGACTGCTCCTCCCCAGCCACAGAGCACCAGGCCAGGCACTCGTTTCAGTTCAACGCCTGTTCTGCGCTGCTGGACGACAAAGTGACGGTGTCCTCCTTCAGCGAAGCTCAAATCAGCCGACCCGCCCTGAAGGAGCTCCTGTCCAGAGTGACGGTGGAGACGCCTGAGGACAACCGGCCCAGCTTTGACGAGATGTACTGCGAGGTTGAGGTAGAAACAGTCGAGGGGCAGAGCTACACAGCCAGGTGCGATACCTTTTACGGCCACTGGAAGAAGCCACTGAGTCACAAGGACCTGGTGGATAAGTTCAGAGTTAACGCTTCGTCAGTGTTGTGCACAGAGGGAGTGGAGGGAACGATCGATGTGATCGGAAACATTGAACGAGTGAGTGAATGTTCGATCCTGGGTTCATATCTGAGGATGACACACGAGCAGTAA
- the acod1 gene encoding cis-aconitate decarboxylase isoform X2 translates to MSEERSSVWGKSNITLPLQYAALVNGIAVHSMDFDDTWHPATHPSGAVLPALLALVEALPSRTSGLDLLLAFNVGIEVQGRLMRFSREAHNIPERFHPPSVVGVMGSAAASAKLLGLSPTQCIHALAIAASSAGAPLANAATQTKPLHIGNAARRGLEAAQLAQIGLEGNPAILDLDRGFGVYYKDYSPSAMPDSASSGFKWILEDQDVAVKSIPAHLGMHWVVDAALAARGKLVKADRNFDLRHIRHITLRVPPSKYIDCSSPATEHQARHSFQFNACSALLDDKVTVSSFSEAQISRPALKELLSRVTVETPEDNRPSFDEMYCEVEVETVEGQSYTARCDTFYGHWKKPLSHKDLVDKFRVNASSVLCTEGVEGTIDVIGNIERVSECSILGSYLRMTHEQ, encoded by the exons ATgtctgaagagaggagcagcGTGTGGGGTAAATCCAACATCACTCTGCCTCTTCAATACGCTGCACTTGTCAATGGCATCGCT GTTCATTCCATGGACTTTGACGACACATGGCACCCTGCTACTCATCCCTCGGGAGCCGTGCTGCCTGCGTTGCTGGCCCTGGTAGAGGCCCTGCCCAGCCGGACCTCCGGTCTCGACCTGCTGTTGGCCTTCAATGTTGGCATCGAGGTGCAGGGCCGACTCATGAGGTTCTCCAGAGAGGCGCACAACATCCCTGAAAG ATTCCACCCTCCCAGTGTTGTTGGGGTGATGGGCAGTGCTGCAGCCTCAGCAAAGCTCCTGGGTCTGTCCCCCACACAGTGCATTCATGCTCTGGCCATCGCGGCTTCCTCTGCCGGGGCCCCCCTGGCCAACGCCGCCACACAGACCAAGCCCCTCCACATAGGAAACGCAGCTCGCAGAGGCCTGGAGGCGGCTCAGCTGGCTCAGATTGGACTGGAGGGGAATCCGGCCATCCTGGATCTGGACCGGGGGTTTGGGGTTTACTACAAAGACTACAGTCCCTCAGCGATGCCAGATTCTGCTTCCAGTGGCTTTAAATGGATTCTGGAAGATCAGGACGTGGCTGTCAAGAGCATTCCCGCTCACTTGGGGATGCACTGGGTCGTGGATGCAGCTCTGGCAGCTCGAGGGAAGCTTGTAAAAGCGGACAGGAACTTTGACCTCAGGCACATCCGGCACATCACGCTGCGAGTTCCTCCATCCAAGTACATTGACTGCTCCTCCCCAGCCACAGAGCACCAGGCCAGGCACTCGTTTCAGTTCAACGCCTGTTCTGCGCTGCTGGACGACAAAGTGACGGTGTCCTCCTTCAGCGAAGCTCAAATCAGCCGACCCGCCCTGAAGGAGCTCCTGTCCAGAGTGACGGTGGAGACGCCTGAGGACAACCGGCCCAGCTTTGACGAGATGTACTGCGAGGTTGAGGTAGAAACAGTCGAGGGGCAGAGCTACACAGCCAGGTGCGATACCTTTTACGGCCACTGGAAGAAGCCACTGAGTCACAAGGACCTGGTGGATAAGTTCAGAGTTAACGCTTCGTCAGTGTTGTGCACAGAGGGAGTGGAGGGAACGATCGATGTGATCGGAAACATTGAACGAGTGAGTGAATGTTCGATCCTGGGTTCATATCTGAGGATGACACACGAGCAGTAA